A part of Solea solea chromosome 8, fSolSol10.1, whole genome shotgun sequence genomic DNA contains:
- the LOC131464065 gene encoding palmitoyltransferase ZDHHC12-B-like has product MARSLFRSGCVVRVVHTLLTWVITLILFLHDTDLRKCEERGELLLPLLFFFLVVLSLLLYFAVSLMDPGFILTDSVKGGQGSEEEMESMIPQTSTPRLRRCGYCFLQQPMRAKHCQTCGHCVRRFDHHCPWLENCIGERNHRWFTVFLLVQLLTLLWALHITLSGVLPGASWEQWLRVNCVLLATLVLVGVSSAVTAVLLGCHLYLASINCTTWEFMARHRVSYLKNCGDEENPFDRGVACNLWDFFCMCRTVVWEGLYRRNAMTSQPASCVKTRAGTRAGDICPSPHDDVIQH; this is encoded by the exons ATGGCGCGGAGCTTGTTCCGGAGCGGGTGTGTGGTCCGGGTCGTTCACACGCTGCTGACCTGGGTCATCACCCTCATCCTGTTCCTACACGACACCG atctgCGTAAGTGTGAGGAGCgaggagagctgctgctgccgctgctcttcttcttcctcgtgGTTCTGTCGCTCCTCTTGTACTTTGCAGTTTCTTTAATGGATCCAGGTTTTATCCTCACCGACTCTGTCAAG ggaggtcaggggtcagaggagGAAATGGAATCAATGATTCCGCAGACTTCGACTCCTCGGCTGCGTCGTTGTGGATACTGCTTCCTACAG CAGCCAATGAGAGCGAAGCACTGTCAGACGTGCGGTCACTGCGTGCGTCGCTTCGACCACCACTGCCCGTGGTTGGAGAACTGTATCGGAGAGCGGAACCATCGCTGGTTCACCGTCTTCCTGCTGGTGCAGCTGCTCACTCTGCTGTGGGCTCTTCACATCACGCT CTCTGGAGTGTTACCCGGCGCCTCGTGGGAGCAGTGGCTCCGCGTGAACTGCGTGCTGCTGGCGACGCTGGTCCTGGTGGGCGTGTCCTCGGCGGTGACGGCGGTGCTGCTCGGCTGCCACCTCTACCTGGCCTCCATCAACTGCACCACGTGGGAGTTCATGGCCCGCCACCGCGTCTCCTACCTGAAGAACTGCGGCGACGAGGAGAACCCGTTTGACCGCGGTGTCGCCTGCAACCTCTGGGACTTCTTTTGCATGTGCAGGACGGTGGTGTGGGAGGGGCTTTACCGGAGGAACGCCATGACGTCACAGCCCG CTTCCTGTGTGAAGACGAGGGCGGGGACACGGGCCGGAGACATTTGTCCTTCTCCACATGACGACGTGATCCAACACTAA
- the slc25a25a gene encoding calcium-binding mitochondrial carrier protein SCaMC-2-A — protein sequence MLGLCLYVPVSNSDQVEVECFESKVLPSELRSVFDKLSVFLPSEEFSTYQRWREKTSELLHSGVDGQLDFEEFVHYLQDHEKDLKLVVNNVDAKNAGNIDPKEFMQSLQDLGVLVSQQQAEKALESMDKNGTITIDSEDWSNYAMVEKTDNIPEIILYWKHSTIFDVGDDLLVPDDFTVEEKQTGMWWRHLVAGGGAGAVSRTCTAPLDRLKVMMQVYGSRSNNIYIMSGLAQMVKEGGARSLWRGNGINIIKIAPESALKFMAYEQIKHLIGSETQTLSILERFAAGSMAGVIAQSTIYPMEVLKTRLALRKSGQYTGISDCAKQIVRREGLRAFYKGYVPNMLGIIPYAGIDLAVYETLKNRYLEQYAANGSDPGIFVLLACGTVSSTCGQLASYPLALVRTRMQAQAMSERKQPVTMTGLFRQILETEGPKGLYRGLAPNFLKVVPAVSISYVVYENIKKQLGVTSL from the exons ATGCTCGGTCTGTGCCTTTACGTGCCCGTGTCTAACTCGGACCAGGTGGAGGTGGAATGTTTCGAGTCCAAAGTGCTCCCGTCCGAGCTCCGGTCCGTGTTCGACAAGCTGAGCGTGTTCCTTCCGTCCGAAGAGTTCTCAACCTACCAGCGGTGGCGTGAG aAAACCTCTGAGTTGCTGCACAGCGGTGTTGATGGACAGCTGGACTTTGAAGAGTTTGTTCATTATCTGCAAGATCACGAGAAAGACCTGAAGCTGGTGGTGAATAATGTCGACGCAAAGAATGCAG gTAACATTGATCCCAAAGAGTTCATGCAGTCTCTGCAGGACCTCGGCGTGCTCGTTTCCCAGCAGCAGGCGGAGAAAGCCCTCGAAAG CATGGATAAAAACGGGACGATCACAATCGACAGTGAAGACTGGAGCAACTACGCCATGGTGGAGAAGACGGACAACATTCCTGAGATCATCCTCTACTGGAAACACTCGACG atATTCGACGTGGGCGACGACCTGTTGGTGCCCGACGACTTCACCGTCGAGGAGAAACAAACCGGAATGTGGTGGAGGCACCTGGTGGCAGGGGGCGGAGCCGGGGCGGTTTCCCGGACGTGCACCGCCCCTCTGGACCGACTCAAAGTCATGATGCAG GTTTATGGATCCAGAAGCAACAACATTTACATCATGAGCGGCCTGGCACAGATGGTCAAAGAGGGCGGGGCCAGATCCCTGTGGAGAGGAAACGgcatcaacatcatcaaaatCGCCCCCGAGTCTGCGCTCAAGTTCATGGCGTACGAGCAG ATTAAACATCTCATCGGGAGCGAGACGCAAACTCTGAGCATCCTGGAGCGATTCGCCGCAGGTTCTATGGCCGGTGTGATCGCACAGAGCACCATCTACCCGATGGAG GTGTTGAAAACTCGTCTGGCTCTGAGGAAAAGCGGCCAGTACACGGGAATCTCCGACTGTGCCAAGCAGATCGTCAGGAGAGAAGGACTGAGAGCGTTCTACAAAGGCTACGTCCCAAACATGCTCGGCATCATCCCATACGCAGGCATCGACCTCGCCGTGTACGAG acgctgaagaacAGATACCTGGAGCAGTACGCAGCCAACGGCTCTGACCCCGGGATCTTTGTCCTCCTCGCCTGTGGGACCGTGTCCAGCACCTGTGGTCAGCTCGCCAGTTACCCGCTGGCTCTGGTCCGAACACGCATGCAAGCTCAAG CAATGTCTGAGAGAAAACAGCCGGTGACCATGACCGGTCTCTTCAGGCAGATCTTAGAGACCGAGGGACCCAAGGGTCTCTACAGAGGCCTCGCCCCCAACTTCCTGAAGGTGGTCCCCGCCGTCAGCATCAGCTACGTCGTCTACGAGAACATAAAGAAGCAGCTGGGAGTGACATCGCTCTGA